The window GAATGGTCTAATCTTTGTGTAGTAGGGCCAAACATGGGTCTCTGGATAGATCGCGATTGGCCGACCGGCTTGTACCAGATTTTTCAAATAAGTCATGAAGCGGCGGGTCTGCGGTATTGTCTCTGGCAAGATGACACCGCCACCAAGTTGCAGAATGCGACCAAAGAACGGTACACCGAGGTTAGCTGCAACGGCTAAAGTGGAAACGCGTTGCCAACCGGCCAACAAAAGCGGCATGAAGGGATCTCCGACCGGCTGGGTGTGATTACCGTACATAAAGTAGCTTTGGTGGCGAAAAGCAGCGAGTTTTTCGTATCCAACGATGTGGGCATGCAATCCCAACTTCCAATACAGCTGACCGAATTCAAACATGGTGCGATAGACCACAACGCTTTTCAGGGCGTACCAATGGCCTGGGTGATTCCAAACGTAGTCTTGAGGCAGCCTGACCTCTTGATTGGCATTTGTCACCAGATCAGTGTTGTAGTCTGTATAATACTGAATTTTTTTCTGTCCCATGTATGCCTTAAGGGTACGCCAGAACCCGGCATTATGTGGGACCGCGATAGATCCGTTGACCTCACTCAAACTTTTTTGTGCTTGCACATTTCCTTCTGTGCTGCTGAACAACTTCTTAGGCTTGGTTAATTCATCTGCCATTTGTTCTGCCTCTTTTCTATTGGTTTAGAAATTCGGTCTGACACTCACTTCTTGACTGGGCGCCCGCTCAAATCCATGGATTATGCTACCTTAATTCACAACAAAATGCAAACCGGGTCTTGGAACAGAAAACTTATTCTAACGGCTTTACTGCCAACCTATAAGGTCCTTTTTCTATACATATATCATAAAAATAGGGAGTGCATTTTTAACTGTAAGTGAGGTTTATATTGCTTAGATAAAATATCGCTTGTTTTTAATTAATTATTAATATTAAAAAAGGTGAAACTTTTTGAATCTTGATTTTTATATCTGAAAGAAAAATATTCCTAGGACTTTTTGAGCATATAAAATAATTTAGGCTCTACAGATAATATCAGGATTAGGATTAAAAAACGTTCTTAGTTAGGCATTTTTGCACTCAGCTATTCTTATATTCCAGAATATCACCAGGCTGACACTCTAATACTCTGCAAATAGCTTCTAAAGTTGAAAATCTGATCGCTTTTGCTTTGCCGTTTTTTAATATCGAAAGGTTAGCCATCGTTATCCCAACGCCCTCCGAAAGTTCTGTAACACTCATTTTTCTTTTAGCCAGCATGACATCAACATTAACTACAATCGCCATATTCATCACCTCATATTGTCAAATCGTTTTCCGATTTAACATCGATAGCGTCCTGCAAAAGTCGTTTTAATACGGAAGTAAAAACGACAATTAAAAATGTGCTACCCGAAATTAGCAAGCCTAATAATACAAACCCCGGTGTGTCAGTGTTTAATTGCACCAGCGTATAAAAGAAAGGTAATCCTCCAATTGTAACGACAATAAAAACCACAATAGCGCAGCGTGTAATAATATTCAAAGACTTTAAAGATAATTTTGAAAACGCACAACCGATATCAATATATTTTAACAATTTCATTGCTTGATCCAGCGCGATGAAATAGGGTATGGCCGCTGCATATGTTCCTATAAGCCAAATATATGTCATGTGATATGGATCAGGTTTGTTTTCAAAAAAAACAATCCATGCAATGGCACCACATGTGGCGAGCATGATAACTCCAGCGAAAATGACAGCACACCGAAGGATGATAGTCGAACAGCGTTTCATGAAAGTACCTCTTTTTTAATTTACTTGATTATGAACAAATATTTATCGTTTGTCAATAAATATTTTCGCAAATAGAAACGTTGTCCTTGCTTATTGTTTTACTATTTGGATTAGTTAGCATAGATATATTTTTGCCTTTTAACTGCCTGTCTCGTTATTGAATGGTTGTCTCTTTATATACATAGACGATATTGTCGGATATATAAAGACAGAGATTGCCCAAAGCAATAATCGTCTGCCAAAACAAAAGGGTGCTCTTTCTTCGACTATTTATTTTTTAAATCCAGCTGAGACGATCGTTGTTTAGAAAGTTTGTTATTTTGAAGGCTTCCAAAGAAATTGAATTTTGTGCCAAACCAAGCAGAATACAATAAAAAATAAATATCCCATCTTTTAGATAATTTTTAGCCATTTCTGTATCAATAATTGGAAAAGTCTGACTATCATGAGAAATTAATTGTCGTAATGATTCTGAAAAGAAAAACCCCAGTGGCAAACATAATAGCCATTATAGCCGAAATTAGAAAAACGATCTGTATTAACGATAAAGACCAGCCGATTATTTTTGAAAGCCCATCTTTATTTTTCATAATTTTCTATATAAATATCTTCAGATTGATAAATGTTAATCGTTTGTCATTATTTTATAATCATGTTATCATATTTACATTAAAAAAAGGAAGTGAAATATTAAGCAAGAAGAGTGGGGAAGTGAGCTGCAACAAAGGATTGTAGAAATAAATTCGATGTTCACTAAAAAGGAATTTTGACGATTGTCCTCCTATTAAGAGGAGCCATAAAGGTCGGTATGCAATGAAAATCTTAAAGCGGAGTTTTTGGTTTGTTTTATTATGTGCAGTTTCTGTTATAACGTCCATATATAGTTACAGTTATTATGAGATTTCTGATAGTTTTATAAGGTTTCAAGGTAGTTCATCTACTATCTCTCCGACAACTGTTTTTCAATTATTTGTTATTTTTCAGCTGCTTTCCGTGATCGCTTTACAGATTATTCTTCCATTAGTAGAGACACTTATCGCAAATTTTAATTCATCAAATAAAATCAAGATCGTCCATTTTATTGTTCCGGTGGCAGTAGCGCTTATTTTCTCCTTGACGATTAATACTTCGTTATCGATGATTTCAGAAAGATCTTTATCTTCCATTTCATTCAAGCTGGCTTTATCGCCGACGACGGCAATTATAATCAGTCTGATATTTGGAATTAAGCTGTTTTTGCTTGATAAGAAAATTTACTATATGAAGATTTTTGTTCTTCTAGCAACTGTTTATTTGGTTCCTTTACTGCCTGTTGCTCTGGATTTTCTAGAAGCAGGAAAGTGAAATTTTTTAAATATTTATTACAGACGAGGTGGACGAATGAATCGACGGAATAAAAAACTAGTAGTACTTGCGGTTTTTATTACTTTTGCACTAGTATTTTCGATATATACTTTGGCTAAAATTCTTCTTGGATATATGTACTGAGATGAAATATTCAAAAATTAAAAAAGTTTCTCAAGATAGAATGATAGAGAATACTTTTGAAACATTGTTTCCTCTTGTATCAAATTTTCATTCTACGGATAAAACAAAAATAATTAGAGTTATTGTCCTCTGCAAGCACTTAATGGAATATTTCAATTTTATTCCTTTGCTATTTATTAATATCGTGATATTAACTTTTGTGCCTTTAAGTCTCCGGCTTATTACTTTATTAACCCTGTTTGCTTTTCTTGTTGCGTTAGACGATCCTTTGTTTGATATTCCTGATGAAGAAAAAAGATATTTGCGTTTTCTGTCATTCCGATTTCCTTATCATACAAAATTCATAATAAAAACAATCGGTGCATTGCTGTTTAAAAGAACTAGTAGCAGATTAATCGTCGAGTTTTTCTCGATTTTAATATCTATCGGATATTTAAAAGCATCATTATTGGAAAAGCTCGTCATTTTTTTGGTCGGGTGTCTGCTCTCTACGATTATTGTGATTGCTAAGAATTTTGCATTCACAGCTTTTAAAAAACGCGTGTTAATTTTTAAAGAGAAAACGATTTTTACAAAATATATTAAAGATCCTTTCTCTCGAGGAATTTTAAGATCTTTTAATTATGGTTTCTTTATATTTGAATCGATATTTGTTTTGCCAGTGATAATTGTGATGGTGGTTAGCAATTTTTTTAGCTCTGAAGTTATACGACAGATATGTATAAGCCTATATCCCTATATGATTATTATTTTGATAAAGATGATAATGTCTTTTGCACCTTTCCCAATAAAAGAAAGAAGAAGCAACTTTTACTTAACA of the Oenococcus sp. UCMA 16435 genome contains:
- a CDS encoding acyl-phosphate glycerol 3-phosphate acyltransferase, whose protein sequence is MADELTKPKKLFSSTEGNVQAQKSLSEVNGSIAVPHNAGFWRTLKAYMGQKKIQYYTDYNTDLVTNANQEVRLPQDYVWNHPGHWYALKSVVVYRTMFEFGQLYWKLGLHAHIVGYEKLAAFRHQSYFMYGNHTQPVGDPFMPLLLAGWQRVSTLAVAANLGVPFFGRILQLGGGVILPETIPQTRRFMTYLKNLVQAGRPIAIYPETHVWPYYTKIRPFVSGAFHYPVTFQLPIFTFTTTYQKHGITVFVDGPFYPDQSQPARTQRQAMAKVVQNTMQQRAKASTYSHIDYRRRQA
- a CDS encoding helix-turn-helix transcriptional regulator: MAIVVNVDVMLAKRKMSVTELSEGVGITMANLSILKNGKAKAIRFSTLEAICRVLECQPGDILEYKNS
- a CDS encoding DUF2975 domain-containing protein; this encodes MKRCSTIILRCAVIFAGVIMLATCGAIAWIVFFENKPDPYHMTYIWLIGTYAAAIPYFIALDQAMKLLKYIDIGCAFSKLSLKSLNIITRCAIVVFIVVTIGGLPFFYTLVQLNTDTPGFVLLGLLISGSTFLIVVFTSVLKRLLQDAIDVKSENDLTI